The nucleotide sequence CCATCAACAGCAGGGCGGATCAAATCATCTGCGTTTTTGGGCTGCGTCAGAGGAAATGGCGAAGCTGTGTGCATCAAGACATCCACCCCGGCCATCGCATCGTCCCACCCATCGTCTGAGGACAGGTCCAGTGCAACAAATGTCAGCCTGTTTTCGAGGTCAGTTGTGTCGCTTAGGTGCGGACGCACAGCATCGGCCACCTCGGCGCCGCGTGCGAGGCTGCGAACGGTTCCGCGTACGCGGTAGCCAGCCTCAAGCAACTGCAAGGCGATATGTTTGGCGATGTACCCGGATGCACCGGTCATCAGGACGGTCTTTTGCAAGTGAGGCTCCTTTTCGCGCTACCCATCAGCACTTAGCGAGGGGCGCGCCAAAAGCAACCTAATCCAGCAAGCGACGTGCAATCACCTGCGCCTGAATTTCGGCAGCACCTTCAAAGATGTTCAGAATGCGCGCGTCACACAGGATTCGGCTTACCTTGTATTCCAAGGCAAATCCGTTACCGCCGTGGATTTGCAGCGCGTTGTCGGCGCATGCCCAAGCAACACGCGCGCCCAGCAGTTTGGCCATCCCTGCCTCTAGATCGCAGCGGCGGTCGTTGTCTTTTTCATCAGCGCTGAAGTAGGTGAGTTGGCGGGCGATCATGATCTCAACCGCCATCATCGCCAGTTTGCCAGCCACACGGGGGAAATTGATGAGCGATTTGCCGAACTGTTTGCGATCCTGCGCGTACTGCATACCCACATCGAGCGCCGACTGCGCCACGCCAACAGCCCGTGCTGCAGTTTGAATGCGCGCGCTTTCAAATGTTTGCATCAGTTGCTTGAAGCCCTTGCCGGTCTCGCCGCCGAGCAAGTTCTCGCCTTTGATCGCAAAGCCGTCGAAGGCCAGTTCGTATTCCTTCATTCCCCGATAGCCGAGCACCTCTATCTCACCACCCGTCATGCCGGGGGTGGGGAAGGGGTTGTCTTCGGTGCCGGGTGTTTTTTCCGCCAGAAACATAGACAGACCACGGTAATCGGTTGCTTCAGGATCGGTCCGGGCCAGCATGGTCATGACATGGGTCCGGGTCGCATGAGTGATCCAGGTTTTGTTACCAGTGACTTCCCAGTCATCGCCTTTCTTGACGGCACGGGTGCGCAGGCTGCCAAGGTCGGACCCTGTGTTCGGCTCTGTAAACACCGCTGTTGGCAGGATTTCGGCAGAGGCGAGACCCGGCAGCCAGTGCTGTTTCTGCTCTTCGGTGCCGCCGCAAAGGATCAATTCGGCGGCAATCTCAGATCGCGTGCCCAGTGAGCCGACGCCAATATAACCGCGCGACAGCTCTTCTGAGACGACGCACATTGATGCCTTAGACAGGCCAAAACCGCCGTATTCCTCGGGGATGGTCAAGCCAAAGACGCCCATTTCGGCCATCTCATCAATGATCTCAAGCGGGATCAAATCGTCTTTCAGGTGCCAGTCATGCGCATCCGGTTCCACCCGCTCGATGCTGAAGCGGCGGAACTGTTCGCGGATCATCTCAAGCTCTTCATCAAGGCCAGAAGCACCGACGGTGATGTTCGCTGACTGCTCCTCCATCAGCTCGACCAGCCGCATCCGCGCCGCCTGGGTGTTGCCTGATTGGGTGAGGGTCATCACAGCGGGCCGCATCAGCGCCCGCATGTCATCTTGCGAAAGGCCGATGTCTTGCAGACGCATGATTTCGCCCTGACTCATTGGGATGCCGCCGTAGATCTGCCAAAGGTACTCGCCAAAGGCGATCTGGTGGATTAGTTGTTCGACTTCGCTAAACTTACCTGCTTCTTGGAGACGTTCGGCCCAGTTTTGCATTTGTTGCAAGGACTGCGCGTAGGTGGCTAGCCACGCAAGGCCATGGGCCGCTGTCTGGTGCTCTTCGATCAGTTTCCCGGAAATCCGCGTGTCATCCGTCACCAGAGCCCGCACGGCCTCTTTAGCGCGGGACAAAACATCCTCGACAGCCGGGATCGCATCCGCAGTAAGCGCCAATAGGTTAGCCAGAACCGGGTTTTGTTGTAACGTCATATCCTGACCATCATGCGCCATTTCGCGACTCCTATCAATTTGCAGATGCAGAGATAATCATTTTGCAGTTGCAGCGCAATAATTATTCACTGTGACACATTTGAACGCACAAAAATGTCGCATCTGATTTCACGCTGGCATGTCCTGCGCAATGTCGTAAGACAGGCTATGCCCGAGTTTTCGCTCCTTATCACACCAGCGATTTTTGCCTTTGCCTTTGCGGTGACACTGGTGGGCGGATTTGTCAAAGGGGCCGTAGGGTTTGCGATGCCTCTGATCATGATTTCCGGCATGGGTATCCTGATTCCGCCAGAATTGGTGGTTGCTGGCATCGTCATTCCGATTGTGATCAGCAATGGTCTGCAAGTGGCGCGGTCGGGTATCGGGAATGCGCAAGCGGCGTTGAAGGAACATTGGCGCTACATTCTGGTGGTCTGTGTCATGATCCTTGTCGCAGCACAGTTTGTACGCAGCATTCCCAGCAATGTAATGTTTGTTGTCCTCGGTGTCCCGGTTGTTGGTCTTTGCTTTATTCAACTGATTGGATGGCGTCCTCAGATCACACCGCGGTGGCGGCGGCCCTTTGAATGGGTGGCGGGCTGGTTGGCTGGTGTTCTGGGCGGATTGGCAGGCACTTGGGGCCCGCCGACAGTATTGTATCTTCTGGCGTTGAATACACCGCGCGAACGGCAGATGTCAGTGCAAGGTGTCATCTACGGGCTTGGATCCGTGATGCTGTTGGTGGGGCACTTACAATCAGGCATTCTGAACGCACAAACCTGGAGCTTCTCAG is from Yoonia sp. GPGPB17 and encodes:
- a CDS encoding acyl-CoA dehydrogenase family protein, with the translated sequence MAHDGQDMTLQQNPVLANLLALTADAIPAVEDVLSRAKEAVRALVTDDTRISGKLIEEHQTAAHGLAWLATYAQSLQQMQNWAERLQEAGKFSEVEQLIHQIAFGEYLWQIYGGIPMSQGEIMRLQDIGLSQDDMRALMRPAVMTLTQSGNTQAARMRLVELMEEQSANITVGASGLDEELEMIREQFRRFSIERVEPDAHDWHLKDDLIPLEIIDEMAEMGVFGLTIPEEYGGFGLSKASMCVVSEELSRGYIGVGSLGTRSEIAAELILCGGTEEQKQHWLPGLASAEILPTAVFTEPNTGSDLGSLRTRAVKKGDDWEVTGNKTWITHATRTHVMTMLARTDPEATDYRGLSMFLAEKTPGTEDNPFPTPGMTGGEIEVLGYRGMKEYELAFDGFAIKGENLLGGETGKGFKQLMQTFESARIQTAARAVGVAQSALDVGMQYAQDRKQFGKSLINFPRVAGKLAMMAVEIMIARQLTYFSADEKDNDRRCDLEAGMAKLLGARVAWACADNALQIHGGNGFALEYKVSRILCDARILNIFEGAAEIQAQVIARRLLD
- a CDS encoding sulfite exporter TauE/SafE family protein, producing the protein MSHLISRWHVLRNVVRQAMPEFSLLITPAIFAFAFAVTLVGGFVKGAVGFAMPLIMISGMGILIPPELVVAGIVIPIVISNGLQVARSGIGNAQAALKEHWRYILVVCVMILVAAQFVRSIPSNVMFVVLGVPVVGLCFIQLIGWRPQITPRWRRPFEWVAGWLAGVLGGLAGTWGPPTVLYLLALNTPRERQMSVQGVIYGLGSVMLLVGHLQSGILNAQTWSFSAALVPPALIGMWLGFRLGDRFDQERFRRVTLWVLIIAGANLIRRGVMG